From Bacteroidota bacterium, one genomic window encodes:
- a CDS encoding response regulator, translated as MSSMNKKILVVDDIPELRSITTNVLINAGYEVVEARNGAETFEKVVKELPDLVLLDIILPDINGVEVCRQIKSMRLNSPPYVVLFTAELITSDDQAVGLEGGADGYMSRPISNRELLARIESFYRLKSTEDALRESEQKLIELNEQKSKVFSIIAHDLKAPFNSILGFADILNSELENLDDDELEMSAFNIYSSALEANNLLVNLLEWSKLNWRSSYFRAQNFNLEEMISEVTITYQSIFDSKEIDVEVDVDEDIEVHGDRDMLHTIVRNLFTNAIKFSHVQGIIKIQAVIVNGEIVLKIIDKGIGIRENDKEFLLKPDSFHTTIGTHDEKGSGLGLNICLELISKNRGRIWFDSKENEGTTFFISMPLALSVKHENDKPETSLNENDSFLKGKTILVAEDIDHVFKYIEFILKKSDVKLIWAKNGLEALNIMKEGKQIDLILMDLSMPEMNGLDATAEIRKLNIEIPIIAQTAFGLNDEHQKSLRAGCNDYIQKPLNYKDLMALISKYLK; from the coding sequence ATGAGTAGTATGAATAAGAAAATTCTGGTAGTGGATGATATCCCTGAATTGAGATCCATTACAACAAATGTATTGATTAATGCAGGTTACGAAGTTGTGGAAGCAAGAAATGGAGCAGAAACCTTTGAAAAGGTTGTTAAGGAGCTTCCAGATCTTGTTTTGTTGGATATAATTCTGCCAGATATAAATGGTGTGGAAGTTTGTCGCCAAATTAAATCAATGCGACTGAACAGCCCACCTTATGTTGTTCTATTCACTGCCGAACTAATAACCTCAGACGATCAGGCTGTTGGCCTGGAAGGTGGCGCTGATGGTTATATGAGCAGACCGATAAGTAATAGAGAATTGCTCGCACGTATCGAAAGTTTTTATCGATTGAAAAGTACAGAAGATGCATTGCGCGAAAGTGAGCAAAAACTGATTGAACTCAATGAGCAGAAAAGCAAAGTGTTTTCCATTATTGCACACGATTTGAAAGCCCCATTTAACAGTATTCTTGGTTTTGCAGACATATTAAACAGCGAGTTAGAAAATTTAGATGATGATGAATTGGAGATGTCTGCTTTTAACATCTATTCCTCAGCACTCGAAGCAAATAACTTATTGGTAAACTTATTGGAATGGTCAAAGCTTAACTGGCGATCAAGTTATTTCAGAGCGCAAAATTTCAATCTGGAAGAAATGATTTCAGAAGTCACCATCACCTATCAAAGCATATTTGATTCGAAGGAAATTGATGTAGAGGTTGATGTTGATGAAGATATTGAGGTGCATGGCGATAGGGATATGTTGCATACGATTGTAAGAAACCTATTTACGAATGCTATAAAATTCAGCCATGTTCAAGGTATTATTAAAATTCAGGCCGTAATTGTTAATGGTGAAATAGTATTAAAAATTATTGATAAAGGAATTGGCATTAGGGAAAATGATAAAGAGTTTTTATTAAAACCCGATAGTTTTCATACAACCATTGGCACACATGATGAGAAAGGAAGTGGACTGGGTTTAAACATTTGCCTTGAACTGATTTCAAAAAATAGAGGTCGAATTTGGTTTGATAGTAAAGAAAATGAAGGAACCACATTCTTTATCAGCATGCCATTAGCACTGAGTGTTAAGCATGAAAATGACAAGCCCGAAACGTCCTTGAATGAAAATGATTCATTTCTGAAAGGAAAAACGATTTTGGTAGCTGAGGATATTGACCATGTTTTTAAGTATATCGAGTTTATTTTAAAAAAGAGTGATGTAAAGCTGATATGGGCAAAAAATGGTCTGGAAGCATTAAACATTATGAAGGAAGGCAAACAAATTGATTTGATATTAATGGATTTGTCGATGCCGGAAATGAATGGACTGGATGCCACAGCCGAAATAAGAAAGCTGAATATAGAAATTCCTATTATTGCTCAAACTGCCTTTGGTTTGAACGATGAACATCAAAAAAGTCTCCGCGCAGGATGCAATGATTACATACAAAAACCCTTGAATTATAAAGATTTGATGGCTCTTATTTCAAAGTATTTGAAATAA
- the phnD gene encoding phosphate/phosphite/phosphonate ABC transporter substrate-binding protein, whose amino-acid sequence MQRYILILLLIVSVSCNKQNKDKATVDFAETIDSDQNLNANESKAVYIAIASMTSPKETYTYYSELIEYISKKVGYPIYIKQKKTYEEVNLLLENSEVDFAFICSGAFVDEYKNNKIKLLVAPEIKQKLSYNAYIITQKESGIEKIADFKGKSFAFTDPLSNTGRLYPLKEIAEQDQNESDFFRKVIYTYGHDISIQMVNQGIMDGASVHSLIYDYIALHNPEKVENIKIIQKSEEYGIPPIVTPVSLDQKSFNTYQKIFLEIHNDSLGKIILDKLLIDKFRLVNDSIYKSVFQLKEYIDHEDAK is encoded by the coding sequence ATGCAAAGATATATTTTGATATTGCTGCTGATAGTAAGCGTTTCATGTAACAAACAGAATAAGGATAAGGCCACCGTTGATTTTGCAGAAACAATTGATTCAGACCAGAATTTAAATGCGAATGAATCAAAGGCAGTATACATTGCCATTGCTTCCATGACATCTCCAAAGGAAACCTATACCTATTATAGTGAATTGATTGAGTATATCTCTAAAAAGGTAGGTTATCCTATTTATATCAAACAAAAAAAGACCTATGAAGAAGTAAATTTGTTATTGGAGAATTCCGAAGTTGATTTTGCTTTTATATGCTCAGGCGCATTTGTTGACGAATACAAAAACAACAAAATAAAGCTATTGGTTGCTCCTGAAATCAAACAAAAGTTATCATACAATGCCTATATTATTACGCAAAAAGAATCAGGTATTGAAAAAATAGCAGATTTTAAAGGCAAAAGTTTTGCCTTCACAGATCCACTTTCCAATACAGGGCGACTTTATCCTTTAAAAGAAATAGCAGAGCAGGATCAAAATGAATCCGATTTTTTTCGCAAGGTTATTTACACTTATGGTCATGATATTTCAATTCAAATGGTTAACCAAGGTATTATGGATGGAGCCTCCGTTCACAGTTTGATTTATGACTATATTGCCTTACATAATCCTGAGAAAGTGGAGAATATTAAGATCATCCAAAAATCAGAAGAATATGGCATTCCACCCATTGTAACACCTGTTTCGCTGGATCAAAAAAGTTTTAATACCTACCAGAAAATATTTTTAGAAATCCATAACGATAGTCTTGGGAAAATAATATTAGATAAATTACTGATTGATAAATTTCGACTGGTAAATGATTCGATTTACAAGAGTGTTTTTCAGCTTAAAGAATACATTGATCATGAAGACGCCAAATAG
- a CDS encoding two-component sensor histidine kinase — protein sequence MKTPNRIINFPLFWKFAIASTIIVVIFGSINLFLLWSSVYKSFEKEIDKRCKVLATIISEKALSPLVYEDHLGLYTILNEIKNSDPSISYIFILNNSNKIVAQTYDINIPEGLLSVNSLKSGNYNIEAIKTTNFEFPVIRDIAYPILNGELGTVRLGIVEEHIQQEMTLATKTLVLMIAAFLLLGLLGALFFSYIITKPIKIISRKAQIIDLNYIDKEDLITIKRKKISPFRFQSNDELDILVTKFSEMINRLKTSYITLKDTQGALVQAEKLASLGTLSAGLAHEINNPITGIINCTNRIIKNPENIEQNANYARLIKEAISKIENVVQRLLNFSRKENISLKKTNLNLLIESAIKLADYKLNNSDIELKTKLKETYFVNGSANHLEQVIMNLLLNSLDAIIERKEKEVDLKGEIEIGINKVSDKVYIHLKDNGMGIPQKIGNEVFDPFFTSKKVGKGTGLGLAVSFNLIKEHGGSIRFSSTEGVGTEFVIELPCYTK from the coding sequence ATGAAGACGCCAAATAGAATTATCAATTTCCCTCTTTTTTGGAAATTTGCTATTGCTTCAACCATTATAGTGGTCATTTTTGGATCTATTAATTTATTCTTGTTGTGGTCTTCGGTCTATAAATCGTTTGAAAAGGAAATTGATAAGCGCTGTAAAGTATTGGCAACCATTATTTCTGAAAAAGCATTGAGCCCTTTGGTTTATGAAGATCATCTTGGACTTTATACCATACTTAATGAGATTAAAAACAGTGACCCCAGCATTTCGTATATTTTTATCTTAAATAATTCAAACAAAATTGTTGCCCAAACCTATGATATTAATATCCCTGAAGGCTTATTGAGTGTCAATTCATTAAAGTCGGGGAATTATAATATTGAAGCAATCAAAACAACTAATTTCGAATTTCCCGTTATTCGAGATATTGCCTATCCCATTTTAAATGGAGAGCTTGGAACGGTTAGGCTTGGCATTGTTGAAGAGCATATCCAACAGGAAATGACTCTGGCAACAAAAACCTTGGTTCTTATGATTGCTGCATTTTTATTGTTGGGTTTATTGGGAGCGTTGTTTTTCTCCTATATCATTACAAAGCCAATAAAAATTATCAGTCGAAAAGCCCAAATTATTGATTTAAATTATATTGATAAAGAGGATCTTATTACCATAAAAAGAAAAAAAATTAGTCCGTTTAGGTTTCAATCAAATGATGAGTTAGATATTCTGGTTACAAAATTTTCTGAAATGATTAATCGATTGAAAACGAGCTATATCACCTTGAAAGATACACAGGGAGCATTGGTACAAGCTGAAAAATTAGCTTCCTTGGGCACACTGTCTGCTGGTCTGGCTCATGAAATAAACAATCCTATTACAGGAATTATAAATTGCACCAATCGGATTATTAAGAATCCAGAGAATATAGAGCAAAATGCCAATTATGCACGCTTAATCAAGGAGGCCATAAGTAAAATTGAAAATGTTGTTCAACGCCTGTTAAACTTCAGCCGAAAAGAAAATATATCCTTAAAAAAAACCAATTTGAATTTGCTTATCGAAAGTGCAATTAAGCTGGCCGATTACAAATTGAACAATAGTGATATTGAATTGAAAACAAAGCTAAAAGAAACATATTTTGTCAATGGAAGTGCAAATCATTTAGAACAGGTAATCATGAATTTACTATTGAATAGTTTGGATGCTATCATAGAACGAAAGGAAAAGGAAGTTGATTTAAAAGGAGAAATAGAAATCGGAATAAACAAAGTTTCCGATAAAGTATACATTCATTTGAAAGATAATGGAATGGGTATCCCTCAAAAAATAGGGAATGAAGTTTTTGATCCATTTTTTACATCAAAAAAAGTGGGGAAGGGTACAGGCTTAGGATTAGCTGTATCATTTAATTTAATAAAAGAACATGGTGGTTCTATTCGATTTAGCAGCACAGAAGGAGTGGGAACTGAATTTGTTATTGAATTACCCTGTTATACTAAATAG